In the Primulina tabacum isolate GXHZ01 chromosome 7, ASM2559414v2, whole genome shotgun sequence genome, TTATGCAGccgtcttcttcttcttctgctgctgctgctaAAGGTATATATACTCCTATatatcaaattaattaatagCAAAAACATAACCATATTATTCATTGTTTTCATGTTATTTTGTACGTTAtctgctatattttttttatttagccACGGGGTATTGGCGTGAAGGAGGTACTAAGGCGCTTGTCCCGTTGAAGAAGAGGAGAGGGAGTTTTGAAAGAAGTCCAAAGGAGGAAACACAGATGCTCGCAAGAATGAAGTTCAAAACTAACAAGAAGTGTGACTTAAGTACTCAAACTGGTCATGATGATGCTCAAAATATTAACAACAGTTCAAGTGGTACTGGCAGAAAGAAAAGTAAAAGAGGGAACGTGATCATGGAGGGCTCAGGTTGCAGCCGTGTTAATGGTCGAGGATGGCGGTGCTGCCAACCGACACTCGTCGGATACGCACTGTGTGAACATCATTTAGGAAAAGGGAGGGTTGGAAGCATGAGTAGAGTGCACCAGCGCCATCATGAGGTGGATTGTCGTGGTGATGCATTGCCCATTAGCAGTGGAGACCTGGGGCTGCAGCATCCGTTGGTGGTTACGAAGAAAAGGACTAAGGTTGGCTTGGTGAAAGCTAGATCAATAAGCAGCTTGTTAAGCCAAATTTAATTGAGGGCGGGTGGGATTCTGATGTTGATTAGTTATGTGTTGGAATCTATGATCATGTTTGTGATTCATAAATTTCTTCGTGCCTGAACGATCTTTACTTTAGTTTAATGCAAAATAGCAAAAATCCTCTATAGAATGTTCCAAGataaaaaatattcaagaatttgcatatacatatatatatatatatattatttatttattcaagaATGTCCATTTGTTGGAACAAACGTGGCCACGAACCTATATTCCTAACTATATGTGGCATATCTCGAAACCACCCAATTAAGCATCTCTACTTTAGGATGTCAAATCATCGAAGGCTACATTATCTCAGCTTGTCGAATGTAGTTTTAGCAAATCATAGAATATAGTTTTATAATAATCAAAATACAATATATTCTCATCTGTTTGACTGGACTTCGGATCGTAGGTCCATCGAAAGTGGCCCACTAAATTTGGCCCAAAAGGCTAATCTCTCTTAATGGGCTATGTTCTCTGGGCCCCACCACACGTCCCGCCTGGTACGTAACTTCCTGAGTTGAACCCAATTCAGACagcattttttttatcaatccTTCCCCACCCTCAAATCCCTATTCTCTCAGTGTTCAGTGCTCAGATCAGATGGAGAAAAAATCAATGGGATTTTCATGTCATTGCATGTAATCCAGCTCAATTCGCAACCTAATTTGGTCGATTTTGTTCTTGTTTGCTCATAAATACAATCTTTGTTTTCCGGAGGTCTCTCTCCCTCTCCCTGCAGTTCGTTGTTCTGTTATTACATGTTGTTTAACGCTTTATGTAATTGGAGTGTAAAGTTTGAGTCTTGGTATCTTTTGCGGCTTTCGTCTCCGAAGAGATGAAAACCCTTGGTTAGGTTTTCAGCGTGGAGCAGACGTGTCTTGGGTTTGGATTTTGAAATTCCGATGTTTTTCTTGTAATCTTTGTGATTATTTCTTTCACCCTTTGCCCCTTTTCAGTGATAAAGTTATGGGGTTTTTATTTGTTTGACTCTCCTGAAAAGCTGGGGGTCTTAGTTGACTGGAACTGATTCTTGGTTTTAATTCTCTAGTGCTGTGGCTTTTAATGTTGGATTCGTATTCTTTTCAGGCTAAAACAAACAGGGTTCTAATTTTTCAGTGATGGTATTTGTGTTCCCTGAATTAAATTAGGTTGTAAACCTTGTTTTGTTCGAGAaagttgtgaattttttttttcctcggATTTAAACCAGAAGTCCTGTTTTGAAGGTTGGGCTTTGGCTATTATTTGGGTTTTCTCGATAATTTAGATGACGGATGAGAATCCAAGTTCAAGAAATCTTGATCTCAATTTGGGACCTCTCGATGATTCAAGTTATGACAGTGCACCTGGATCAGGATCTTATCCATATGTTTCTATGAACCTGGAA is a window encoding:
- the LOC142551020 gene encoding uncharacterized protein LOC142551020 isoform X2 gives rise to the protein MRIRKRFPPPSTPSDLHLRQSAAAQPKPEAAQTNDPLGQPSDKVMVIGDSNTSWAQPEDDNNGMKTKLKESGDDEKRREKQKKKCAGDDIRENNIPYEEECTNNNFMQPSSSSSAAAAKGTKALVPLKKRRGSFERSPKEETQMLARMKFKTNKKCDLSTQTGHDDAQNINNSSSGTGRKKSKRGNVIMEGSGCSRVNGRGWRCCQPTLVGYALCEHHLGKGRVGSMSRVHQRHHEVDCRGDALPISSGDLGLQHPLVVTKKRTKVGLVKARSISSLLSQI
- the LOC142551020 gene encoding uncharacterized protein LOC142551020 isoform X1 — its product is MRIRKRFPPPSTPSDLHLRQSAAAQPKPEAAQTNDPLGQPSDKVMVIGDSNTSWAQPEDDNNGMKTKLKESGDDEKRREKQKKKCAGDDIRENNIPYEEECTNNNFMQPSSSSSAAAAKATGYWREGGTKALVPLKKRRGSFERSPKEETQMLARMKFKTNKKCDLSTQTGHDDAQNINNSSSGTGRKKSKRGNVIMEGSGCSRVNGRGWRCCQPTLVGYALCEHHLGKGRVGSMSRVHQRHHEVDCRGDALPISSGDLGLQHPLVVTKKRTKVGLVKARSISSLLSQI